The following is a genomic window from Defluviimonas aquaemixtae.
CGCGGAGCAAGCCGTGACCGGATTGGGCGCGCTGACGCGGGTCGCGGTCCAATGGAACGGCCCAGCCGATCTGCATCTCAACGCCTACGAAAACGGTGCGGGCTTCGGTGACGCGGGCCACGTTTCGGCAGAGAGCCCGCGCCACCGGACGACGTCAGAAGGTGGATTCCTGACCGCATTGGGCGACGCCGAGATCGATCACCCGATGCTTGCCGAGGTCTACACCGCGCCCGCGGGCACGAAACTCGACGCGCTCGTGCTCGAGGCCGAAGTGAGCGCCGAGAACTGCGGTCGCACGCTTACGGGGCAGACGCTGACCGCGCGCACCGACGCCGAACCCGAGATTTCGACCCTCAGCTTCGCGATGCCCGATTGCAGCGCAGAGGGCGAGTTCATCGCGATGGACCTGACGCAGTCGGCGGCGCCTGAGATAACGGTGGCATTGTCGGCGCGCTGAGCCGGATCAGACATAACCTTCCGAGCGGAAGCTCAATTCGCGCGACTTGCCGATGATAAGGTGGTCGTGCAGCACGATCCCCATCACATCCGCCGCCTCGCGGATCTGGGCAGTGACGGCGATGTCCTGCTCGGACGGCGTCGGATCGCCCGAGGGATGATTGTGCACGAGGATGAGCGCGCTGGCGTTCAATTCCAGCGCACGTTTGACGACTTCGCGCGGATAGACCGGCACGTGGTCCACCGTGCCGCGGGCCTGCTCCTCGTCGGCGATCAGCACGTTCTTGCGGTCGAGATAGAGGATGCGAAACTGCTCGGTCTCCCGGTGCGACATCGAGGTGTGGCAGTAGTCGAGAAGCTGCGCCCATGAAGACAGCACCGCGCGGTTCATCACCTTCGCACGCGCGAGCCGGTGTGCCGCCGCCTCGACGAGCTTCAACTGGACGATGACCGCCTCGCCCACGCCGTTGACCGCGCGAAGCCGTTCCGGGCGTGCGGAGATCACCCGGCCGAAATCGCCGAATGTGTCGATGAGGGCGCGGGCGATGGGCTTGGTGTCCTGCCGCGGGACCGCGAAAAGCACCATTTCAAGCAGTTCGTAGTCCGGCATGGCCGCCGCGCCGCCTTCCATGAAGCGGGCGCGGAGGCGCTGCCGGTGATCCTTGATGTAGGACGGGACCTTGCCCACCGGGAGCGCCGACCCGGTCGCTTCGTCGCCCTGAAAGAGCGGCATCGGGGCTTCGTGAAAGGCGCGAGTCGGGCTCATGCCGCAAGCCTCGCGCCACTGGGTGAAGGATTGGTTAACGCGGCCCGGTGGAATGGACCTGAAGTTGCTTGAGCAGCGGGCTGGTTGCCTTTGGCGAGCATTTCCGGACTGTCGATTGTGCTGCGTGCGTTCGCTGCTTCGTCCGTTCACTGGAGCGGGCGATCCGGGCTATTGAGCCCGGGACCGCAGCTTACCCTTTCATGCCGTCCCAGAAGCTCCGGACCTTGGAGAAGAACGACGAACCCTCGGGGTTGTTGTCCTTGCTCAGCTGTTCGAATTCGCGCAGAAGCTCCTTCTGGCGCGAGGTCAGATTCACCGGCGTCTCGACCGCGATCTCGATCAACATGTCGCCAACCCCGCCACCGCGGAGCGCCGGCATGCCCTTGCCGCGAAGCCGCATATGCTTGCCGGTCTGGGCGCCCGAAGGGACCTTCACGCGGCTCCGCCCGCCGTCGATCGTCGGCACCTCGACCTCGCCGCCGAGCGCGGCGGTGGTCATCGCAACGGGGACGCGGCAGAAGAGGTTTACGCCGTCGCGCTGAAAGAGCGGATGCTCGTGCACCTCGATGAAGATGTAGAGATCGCCCGGTGGCCCGCCGCGCATGCCTGCTTCGCCCTCACCGGCGAGCCGTATTCGGGTTCCGGTTTCGACGCCGGCGGGGATATTGACCGACAACGCGCGGTCCTTTTCGACCCGACCCGCACCGTGGCAGGACTTGCAGGGATTCTTGATCGTCTGGCCGAGCCCGCT
Proteins encoded in this region:
- the radC gene encoding RadC family protein encodes the protein MSPTRAFHEAPMPLFQGDEATGSALPVGKVPSYIKDHRQRLRARFMEGGAAAMPDYELLEMVLFAVPRQDTKPIARALIDTFGDFGRVISARPERLRAVNGVGEAVIVQLKLVEAAAHRLARAKVMNRAVLSSWAQLLDYCHTSMSHRETEQFRILYLDRKNVLIADEEQARGTVDHVPVYPREVVKRALELNASALILVHNHPSGDPTPSEQDIAVTAQIREAADVMGIVLHDHLIIGKSRELSFRSEGYV